A genomic stretch from Hemicordylus capensis ecotype Gifberg chromosome 5, rHemCap1.1.pri, whole genome shotgun sequence includes:
- the LOC128328314 gene encoding uncharacterized protein C4orf17 homolog isoform X1: protein MNINFRAQPDPQLSQRGITGQGQNELPYGKATYLVCRHSPHPKTVCHIKGLNDTPVCVVKDRGYTAGNLRIPAQDQDLCLGHTGAPVDFSLPNNILPSLVHPPTRGKVTQSMRDEITELTRRAGNSPLLTRKDDPLRKYLEDRPHCSTAQELHSSLQGTHYKPAFVDNLNYSPNYLDQEIKILAKLCDILQTDSLAEIQQWLTKASEKEKDLVSNFIRSDITSRDLLNYQQKLNENEAENLNLQAMLKAQKSIHKGSPEEGNKPRTSTQGSAVSRGARLEREIEGRLLPKRERIAVPTSEDLSRLEHSPSRHQRRNQSPMSPQTSTHLLYSKMRSKRQNLPSKAEARMQSRLQSL, encoded by the exons ATGAATATCAATTTCAGAGCACAACCTGATCCTCAGCTGAGCCAAAGAGGAATCACAGGTCAAGGCCAGAATGAGCTCCCTTATGGAAAAGCAACTTACCTTGTTTGCAGACACTCCCCACATCCCAAGACAGTCTGCCACATAAAAG GATTAAATGATACACCTGTCTGTGTCGTCAAGGACCGGGGTTACACTGCAGGAAACCTCAGAATCCCAGCCCAAGATCAGGATCTATGTCTTGGGCACACTGGAGCACCTGTTGATTTTTCTCTTCCCAACAATATTCTGCCTAGTCTGGTGCACCCACCAACCAGGGGGAAAGTTACTC AGTCAATGCGAGATGAAATAACAGAACTCACAAGAAGAGCAGGAAACTCACCACTTTTAACGAGGAAG GATGATCCTTTGAGGAAGTACCTCGAAGACCGTCCACATTGTTCAACTGCTCAGGAGCTCCACTCCTCTCTTCAGGGCACACATTACAAACCAGCATTCGTGGACAATCTTAATTACAGCCCAAACTACCTGGACCAGGAAATAAAG ATCCTGGCAAAACTATGTGATATTTTACAGACAGACTCGCTTGCAGAAATCCAACAGTGGCTGACAAAAGCGAGTGAAAAAG AAAAGGATTTAGTATCAAATTTCATCCGCTCAGATATCACCAGCAGAGATCTGCTGAATTATCAGCAAAAGCTGAATGAAAATGAAGCAGAGAATCTCAATTTGCAGGCTATGCTGAAGGCCCAAAAATCCATTCACAAAGGATCACCAGAGGAAGGAAACAAACCCAG GACTTCAACCCAGGGATCAGCAGTCAGTAGAGGAGCCAGGCTAG AAAGGGAGATAGAAGGTCGTTTACTCCCCAAAAGAGAGAGAATCGCAgtcccaacatctgaggatctaTCTAGGTTAGAGCATTCCCCCAGCAGACACCAGAGACGGAACCAATCTCCCATGTCACCGCAAACCAGCACACACTTGTTATATAGCAAGATGCGCTCTAAGCGGCAGAACCTTCCTTCCAAAGCAGAAGCCCGTATGCAAAGCCGTCTGCAGAGCCTCTAA
- the LOC128328314 gene encoding uncharacterized protein C4orf17 homolog isoform X2 — MNINFRAQPDPQLSQRGITGQGQNELPYGKATYLVCRHSPHPKTVCHIKGLNDTPVCVVKDRGYTAGNLRIPAQDQDLCLGHTGAPVDFSLPNNILPSLVHPPTRGKVTQSMRDEITELTRRAGNSPLLTRKDDPLRKYLEDRPHCSTAQELHSSLQGTHYKPAFVDNLNYSPNYLDQEIKILAKLCDILQTDSLAEIQQWLTKASEKDITSRDLLNYQQKLNENEAENLNLQAMLKAQKSIHKGSPEEGNKPRTSTQGSAVSRGARLEREIEGRLLPKRERIAVPTSEDLSRLEHSPSRHQRRNQSPMSPQTSTHLLYSKMRSKRQNLPSKAEARMQSRLQSL, encoded by the exons ATGAATATCAATTTCAGAGCACAACCTGATCCTCAGCTGAGCCAAAGAGGAATCACAGGTCAAGGCCAGAATGAGCTCCCTTATGGAAAAGCAACTTACCTTGTTTGCAGACACTCCCCACATCCCAAGACAGTCTGCCACATAAAAG GATTAAATGATACACCTGTCTGTGTCGTCAAGGACCGGGGTTACACTGCAGGAAACCTCAGAATCCCAGCCCAAGATCAGGATCTATGTCTTGGGCACACTGGAGCACCTGTTGATTTTTCTCTTCCCAACAATATTCTGCCTAGTCTGGTGCACCCACCAACCAGGGGGAAAGTTACTC AGTCAATGCGAGATGAAATAACAGAACTCACAAGAAGAGCAGGAAACTCACCACTTTTAACGAGGAAG GATGATCCTTTGAGGAAGTACCTCGAAGACCGTCCACATTGTTCAACTGCTCAGGAGCTCCACTCCTCTCTTCAGGGCACACATTACAAACCAGCATTCGTGGACAATCTTAATTACAGCCCAAACTACCTGGACCAGGAAATAAAG ATCCTGGCAAAACTATGTGATATTTTACAGACAGACTCGCTTGCAGAAATCCAACAGTGGCTGACAAAAGCGAGTGAAAAAG ATATCACCAGCAGAGATCTGCTGAATTATCAGCAAAAGCTGAATGAAAATGAAGCAGAGAATCTCAATTTGCAGGCTATGCTGAAGGCCCAAAAATCCATTCACAAAGGATCACCAGAGGAAGGAAACAAACCCAG GACTTCAACCCAGGGATCAGCAGTCAGTAGAGGAGCCAGGCTAG AAAGGGAGATAGAAGGTCGTTTACTCCCCAAAAGAGAGAGAATCGCAgtcccaacatctgaggatctaTCTAGGTTAGAGCATTCCCCCAGCAGACACCAGAGACGGAACCAATCTCCCATGTCACCGCAAACCAGCACACACTTGTTATATAGCAAGATGCGCTCTAAGCGGCAGAACCTTCCTTCCAAAGCAGAAGCCCGTATGCAAAGCCGTCTGCAGAGCCTCTAA
- the TRMT10A gene encoding tRNA methyltransferase 10 homolog A codes for MSSEMPPENLVVTKVPDTEDNIKFGIDQTETKESALEKMENIEAMSKKKRKKLMRQKQWEEQRDLRRQKRKEKRLKRKLERQSQLESNCEGSVRKHIRMDVVPSTLRLIIDCSFDSLMELKDVKKLHKQIQRCYAENRKALHPVQFYLTSHGGLLKDNMNETDKGWVNWKDIHIKSEHYSEFMKKEDLVYLTSDSPDVLNELDETKAYVIGGLVDHNHHKGITYKRAQEQGISHAQLPLGIFVKMNSRKVLAVNHVFEIILAYLEKRDWKEAFFTVLPQRKGAKSLNETTEASACNKAQESELVQDAAADRLSSSGCK; via the exons ATGTCATCAGAAATGCCACCAGAAAACCTTGTGGTAACCAAGGTTCCTGATACAGAAGACAATATTAAATTTGGCATTGATCAGACAGAAACCAAGGAGTCTGCATTGGAAAAAATGGAGAATATTGAAGCTATGtctaagaaaaaaagaaagaagctaATGAGACAGAAACAGTGGGAAGAACAAAGAGATCTGCGCAG GCAGAAACGTAAAGAAAAACGCTTGAAGAGAAAACTGGAGCGCCAGTCTCAGCTGGAATCAAATTGTGAAGGAAGTGTCCGAAAACATATACGTATGGATGTTGTTCCTAGTACCCTTCGCCTTATAATAGACTGCAGTTTTGACAGTTTAATGGAGTTAAAG GATGTGAAGAAACTTCACAAGCAAATTCAGAGGTGTTATGCAGAAAACCGCAAAGCACTCCATCCCGTACAG TTCTACTTGACCAGCCATGGAGGCCTCCTGAAGGACAACATGAATGAAACTGACAAAGGATGGGTGAATTGGAAG GATATCCATATTAAATCGGAGCATTACAGTGAATTTATGAAGAAAGAAGATCTGGTGTACCTTACATCAGACTCTCCTGACGTCCTGAATGAACTGGATGAGACCAAAGCCTATGTCATTGGTGGGTTGGTGGACCACAATCATCACAAG GGAATCACATACAAAAGAGCACAAGAACAGGGTATAAGTCATGCACAGCTTCCACTGGGGATCTTTGTGAAAATGAACAGCAGGAAAGTTCTAGCAGTGAATCATG TGTTTGAGATCATTCTTGCCTACTTGGAAAAGAGAGACTGGAAGGAGGCATTTTTCACTGTCTTGCCACAACGGAAAGGAGCCAAATCTCTGAATGAGACAActgaagcttctgcatgcaacaagGCACAAGAGTCAGAACTGGTTCAAGATGCAGCCGCAGATAGACTAAGCTCCAGTGGATGCAAATAG